TGTTCGCCGTCATCGACCGCCTGAACAACGACGCCTCCGTCCACGGCATCCTCGTGCAGCTCCCGCTCCCCGCGCACCTGCCGTACAAGGCCGTGCTGGAGCACATCCATCCCGCCAAGGACGTGGATGGCTTCCATCCGGTGAACGCGGGCCTCGCCTTCGTGGGAGACCCGCGGGCCTTCGTGCCCTGCACCCCCGCGGGCATCATGGAGATGCTCCGCCGGGAGGACATCCCCACCCGTGGCAAGCACGTGGTCATCGTGGGACGCAGCCTCATCGTCAGCAAGCCGCTGGCCTCGCTGCTGATGGCCCCCGGCCCCGATGCCACCGTCACCCTCACCCACCGCCACACGCCGGACCTGGCGTCCTTCACGCGACAGGCGGACATCCTCATCGTCGCGGTGGGGAAGCAGAACCTCATCACCGCGGACATGGTGAAGCCCGGGGTCGTCGTCATCGACGTGGGGCAGAACCGCGTTCCCGACGCGGGCGCTCCGCGCGGCTACCGGATGGTGGGAGACGTCGACTACGACGCGCTCCTGCCCATCGCCAGCGCCATCACCCCCGTCCCGGGAGGCGTGGGCCCGATGACCATCACCATGCTGCTGGCCAACACGATTCAGGCCGCGCGACAGGCTCGGGCCCAGCAGGACTGAGCCCCGCCTCGGGACGGCTCACCGTGAGCCGTCCTGGTGAGTCGTTCGCTCAGATGGGTTCGGGGACCAGGCAGCCACACCGCGTGCGGCACGTGGTTCCACCCGACACGACCATCCCTGTCGAGCTGTCGTAGCAGTAGAGCGTCTCCTCCTCGAAGCCCGACCTGCACGCGCTCGTCGTCCGGCCGGTGCAGACCCAGTGGTAGCCCATGGACGTGGTTCCGGCGGGGCACCCCGTGGGACACAAAGCCTGCTCATCGGTTTCGAAGGAGGCTTCCGCTTCCTCGATGACC
This genomic window from Myxococcus hansupus contains:
- a CDS encoding bifunctional 5,10-methylenetetrahydrofolate dehydrogenase/5,10-methenyltetrahydrofolate cyclohydrolase; the protein is MTRTLDGTEISRVMRAEMAQEVAALQAAGVTPGLSVVLVGNNPASQAYVASKTRACEALGMRGQTLTLPEDVSKDELFAVIDRLNNDASVHGILVQLPLPAHLPYKAVLEHIHPAKDVDGFHPVNAGLAFVGDPRAFVPCTPAGIMEMLRREDIPTRGKHVVIVGRSLIVSKPLASLLMAPGPDATVTLTHRHTPDLASFTRQADILIVAVGKQNLITADMVKPGVVVIDVGQNRVPDAGAPRGYRMVGDVDYDALLPIASAITPVPGGVGPMTITMLLANTIQAARQARAQQD